In a genomic window of Candidatus Binatia bacterium:
- the ftsZ gene encoding cell division protein FtsZ → MIELTGGEQAGARIKVVGVGGGGGNAVNTMIQAGMPGVDFIAANTDAQALAANLATVKVQLGSSLTKGLGAGANPAVGREAACQDVEYLRDLLAGADMVFVTAGMGGGTGTGGAPVIAQIAKELGALTVGVVTKPFLFEGKRRMRQAEEGIKELKKSVDTLITIPNQRLLSVSGRNMPIMETFKKADDVLLQAVRGISDLITVHGLINLDFADVRTIMSEMGMAMMGAALAEGENRAVEAAQRAISSPLLDDLSIQGARGVLINITGGPDLTLHEVNEAATLIQEEADDDANIIFGAVIDETMGDKLRITVIATGFGDREPERAAQPAAEPFVARPAAPAQPEMRRPISPTPISSVAQPRSYREPVRDSGPRRVVKMGLIVDDGENPVWHRRRGDEPDDPTARGGSIVEDESEYDVPTFLRKQAD, encoded by the coding sequence ATGATCGAGCTGACGGGTGGGGAGCAGGCGGGCGCGCGGATCAAGGTCGTCGGGGTCGGAGGTGGCGGCGGCAATGCCGTCAACACGATGATCCAGGCGGGCATGCCGGGAGTCGATTTCATCGCTGCCAACACCGACGCTCAGGCGCTGGCCGCGAATCTCGCGACGGTGAAGGTGCAGCTCGGCTCCAGCCTGACCAAGGGGCTCGGCGCGGGCGCCAATCCCGCCGTGGGACGCGAGGCCGCCTGCCAGGACGTCGAGTACCTGCGCGACCTGCTCGCAGGCGCCGACATGGTGTTCGTGACCGCCGGCATGGGCGGCGGCACCGGCACCGGCGGCGCGCCGGTGATCGCGCAGATCGCCAAGGAGCTCGGCGCGCTGACGGTCGGCGTGGTGACCAAGCCCTTCCTCTTCGAGGGCAAGCGCCGCATGCGCCAGGCGGAAGAGGGCATCAAGGAGCTCAAGAAGAGCGTCGACACGCTCATCACCATCCCGAACCAGCGCCTGCTCTCGGTCTCCGGTCGCAACATGCCGATCATGGAGACCTTCAAGAAGGCGGACGACGTGCTGCTGCAGGCGGTGCGCGGCATCTCCGACCTGATCACGGTGCACGGCCTGATCAACCTCGACTTCGCCGACGTCCGCACGATCATGAGCGAGATGGGCATGGCGATGATGGGCGCGGCGCTCGCCGAGGGCGAGAACCGCGCGGTCGAGGCGGCGCAGCGCGCGATCTCGTCGCCGCTGCTCGACGACCTCTCGATCCAGGGCGCGCGCGGCGTGCTGATCAACATCACCGGCGGCCCCGACCTGACGCTGCACGAGGTCAACGAGGCCGCGACGCTGATCCAGGAAGAGGCCGACGACGACGCCAACATCATCTTCGGCGCGGTGATCGACGAGACGATGGGCGACAAGCTGCGCATCACCGTGATCGCGACCGGCTTCGGCGATCGTGAGCCGGAGCGCGCGGCGCAGCCGGCAGCGGAGCCGTTCGTGGCCCGTCCCGCGGCGCCGGCGCAGCCCGAGATGCGCCGCCCGATCTCGCCGACGCCGATCTCGTCGGTGGCGCAGCCGCGCTCGTACCGCGAGCCGGTGCGCGACTCGGGTCCGCGCCGCGTCGTCAAGATGGGCCTGATCGTCGACGACGGCGAGAACCCGGTCTGGCACCGCCGCCGCGGCGACGAGCCGGACGACCCGACCGCCCGCGGCGGCAGCATCGTCGAGGACGAGTCGGAGTACGACGTCCCGACGTTCCTGCGGAAGCAGGCGGATTGA
- the ftsA gene encoding cell division protein FtsA translates to MARKQAIHVGLDIGTHKTSVLVAAMHDDGPHVIGLGTAPSQGLKRGVVVNIDSTVHAIQRAVREAEIMADCEIHSVVVSASGSHIRGFNSHGMVAIKSGEVNAHDVEAVLDAARAVALPMDRQILHVLPQEYIIDDQDGIKQPQGMSGVRLEARVHVLTAASAAVQNVIKCCERSGLEVSQVVLAPLASAQAVLTEEERELGVAMIDIGGGTTDLVVYQGGAVRHTAVLGLGGSHLTNDIAAGLRTPPQEAEKLKQRFGSALASTVADDDMIEVPSVGGRGPRVLARQILAQIIEPRVEEILTLVSQEAVRAGVDGMMASGVVLTGGTASLDGITGLAERVFHAPVRIGAPIQSGGGLGDIVSGPAYSTGVGLLLGVGAPGLEVAPAQSNGAQGAFSKVKQRMGDWLRDFF, encoded by the coding sequence ATGGCGCGCAAGCAGGCGATCCACGTCGGACTCGACATCGGTACGCACAAGACGTCCGTCTTGGTCGCGGCCATGCACGACGACGGCCCGCACGTGATCGGACTCGGCACCGCGCCTTCGCAGGGGCTCAAGCGCGGCGTCGTGGTCAACATCGACTCGACGGTGCACGCGATCCAGCGCGCCGTGCGCGAGGCCGAGATCATGGCCGACTGCGAGATCCACAGCGTCGTGGTGAGCGCGAGCGGCAGCCACATCCGCGGCTTCAACAGCCACGGCATGGTGGCGATCAAGAGCGGCGAGGTGAACGCCCACGACGTCGAGGCGGTGCTCGACGCCGCGCGCGCGGTGGCGCTGCCGATGGATCGGCAGATCCTGCACGTTCTGCCGCAGGAGTACATCATCGACGACCAGGACGGCATCAAGCAGCCGCAGGGCATGTCCGGCGTGCGGCTCGAGGCGCGCGTCCACGTGCTGACCGCGGCGAGCGCCGCGGTGCAGAACGTCATCAAGTGCTGCGAGCGCAGCGGTCTCGAGGTGTCGCAGGTCGTGCTCGCGCCGCTCGCGTCGGCGCAGGCGGTGCTGACCGAGGAGGAGCGCGAGCTCGGCGTCGCGATGATCGACATCGGCGGCGGCACGACCGACCTGGTCGTCTACCAGGGCGGCGCAGTGCGCCACACCGCGGTGCTCGGTCTCGGCGGCAGCCACCTGACCAACGACATCGCGGCCGGGCTGCGCACGCCGCCGCAGGAGGCGGAGAAGCTCAAGCAGCGCTTCGGCTCGGCGCTCGCGAGCACGGTCGCGGACGACGACATGATCGAGGTGCCGAGCGTCGGCGGACGCGGGCCGCGCGTGCTGGCGCGCCAGATCCTCGCCCAGATCATCGAGCCGCGCGTCGAGGAGATCCTGACGCTCGTCTCGCAGGAGGCGGTGCGCGCCGGCGTCGACGGCATGATGGCCTCGGGCGTGGTCCTGACCGGCGGCACGGCGAGCCTCGACGGCATCACCGGTCTCGCGGAGCGCGTGTTCCACGCGCCGGTGCGCATCGGCGCGCCGATCCAGAGCGGCGGCGGTCTCGGCGACATCGTGAGCGGTCCGGCGTACTCGACCGGCGTCGGCTTGCTGCTCGGCGTCGGTGCGCCGGGTCTCGAGGTCGCGCCCGCGCAGAGCAACGGCGCGCAGGGCGCGTTCTCGAAGGTGAAGCAGCGGATGGGAGACTGGCTGCGCGACTTCTTTTGA
- a CDS encoding FtsQ-type POTRA domain-containing protein yields the protein MRWPSTWRTTSRRAAARLRRPRVPLGGWRRWPIRNVVFFLLAGGFCFTLGPLMRYCMEHRYFAVRAIDIEGLERLDASTVRSWLGMVEGGSIWQASPQVLEARLEAQAAIADAEVWRLWPDRLRVVVRERRPRAILRTDGGMFLLDQSGVVIDAADGFAGELPIVSVDAERWRAAYPERAQPELPLPRELREAVRVAHLFESGYAGIRVSEVALEPRVAGIGRDERPQIVAFSEDGRLAMHLGWGAWRDKLSSLRRVLAHASASLSGVVGAEASEEVALGRLAGSVDVSDPRSVVARWTSTTSQQEMI from the coding sequence ATGAGGTGGCCGTCGACATGGCGAACGACGTCACGCCGCGCCGCGGCACGGCTGCGCCGCCCGCGGGTTCCCCTCGGCGGATGGCGACGTTGGCCGATACGAAACGTCGTTTTTTTCCTTCTAGCCGGCGGATTCTGCTTTACACTCGGCCCGCTGATGCGCTACTGCATGGAACATCGTTATTTCGCCGTGCGGGCGATCGACATCGAGGGACTCGAACGACTCGATGCGTCAACGGTGCGGTCGTGGTTGGGAATGGTGGAGGGGGGAAGCATCTGGCAGGCCTCGCCTCAGGTGCTCGAGGCCAGGCTTGAAGCGCAGGCGGCGATCGCCGACGCCGAGGTGTGGCGGCTGTGGCCGGATCGCCTGCGGGTCGTCGTTCGCGAGCGTCGGCCGCGCGCGATCCTGCGCACCGACGGCGGGATGTTTTTGCTTGACCAGTCCGGCGTCGTCATCGACGCGGCGGACGGCTTCGCCGGGGAGCTGCCGATCGTGAGCGTCGACGCCGAGCGCTGGCGCGCGGCCTACCCGGAGCGCGCGCAGCCCGAGCTGCCGCTGCCGCGCGAGCTGCGCGAGGCGGTGCGGGTCGCGCACTTGTTCGAGAGCGGGTACGCGGGGATCCGCGTCTCCGAGGTCGCGCTCGAGCCACGGGTGGCGGGCATCGGGCGCGACGAGCGTCCGCAGATCGTCGCGTTCAGCGAGGACGGCCGCCTCGCGATGCACCTCGGCTGGGGCGCCTGGCGCGACAAGCTGTCGTCGCTGCGGCGCGTGCTCGCGCACGCGTCGGCGTCGCTGTCCGGCGTGGTCGGCGCGGAGGCTTCGGAGGAGGTGGCCCTCGGTCGACTCGCGGGCAGCGTCGACGTCAGCGATCCGCGCTCGGTGGTGGCACGCTGGACCTCGACCACTTCACAGCAGGAGATGATCTAG
- a CDS encoding D-alanine--D-alanine ligase — protein MSERGRYRGKRVGVLSGGLSSEREISERSARAVAAALRSAGYDVREISVGRDIARVLAEERIEVAFNALHGRYGEDGCIQGLLEVMGIPYTGAGVLGSAISMDKWLAKQILLAAGVPTPVGTLVGPGRETCELPCPLPVVVKPRGEGSSNGVSIVRDPAALEGAIALAHSYDPDALVEQYIAGREVTVAVLDGEALAAMEVVPLGDELHTYDVKYTPGRERFVLPAPLGEHYERALEIAAATHRALLAGPYSRVDLRVRDDGAMFVLECNTLPGLHELGWFPAMARHAGIEFPALIERLLDLASLHVRETRLGQGVVA, from the coding sequence GTGAGCGAGCGCGGAAGGTATCGCGGCAAGCGGGTCGGCGTGCTGTCGGGCGGACTGTCCTCGGAGCGCGAGATCTCCGAGCGCAGCGCGCGCGCGGTCGCCGCGGCGCTGCGCTCGGCGGGCTACGACGTGCGCGAGATCTCGGTCGGCCGCGACATCGCCCGCGTGCTCGCCGAGGAGCGCATCGAGGTCGCATTCAACGCGCTGCACGGACGCTACGGCGAGGACGGCTGCATCCAGGGTCTCCTCGAGGTGATGGGCATCCCGTACACCGGCGCCGGCGTGCTCGGCAGCGCGATCTCGATGGACAAGTGGCTCGCGAAGCAGATCCTGCTCGCCGCCGGCGTGCCGACGCCGGTCGGGACGCTGGTCGGTCCGGGGCGCGAGACGTGCGAGCTGCCGTGTCCGCTGCCGGTGGTGGTCAAGCCGCGCGGCGAAGGATCGAGCAACGGCGTGTCGATCGTGCGCGATCCGGCGGCGCTCGAGGGCGCGATCGCGCTCGCGCACAGCTACGACCCGGACGCGCTCGTCGAGCAGTACATCGCGGGACGCGAGGTCACGGTCGCAGTCCTCGACGGCGAGGCGCTGGCCGCGATGGAGGTCGTGCCGCTCGGCGACGAGCTGCACACCTACGACGTCAAGTATACGCCGGGACGCGAGCGCTTCGTGCTGCCGGCGCCGCTCGGCGAGCACTACGAGCGCGCGCTCGAGATCGCGGCCGCGACCCACCGGGCGCTGCTCGCGGGCCCGTACAGCCGCGTCGACCTGCGGGTGCGCGACGACGGCGCGATGTTCGTCCTCGAGTGCAACACGCTGCCGGGGCTGCACGAGCTCGGCTGGTTCCCGGCGATGGCGCGTCACGCGGGCATCGAGTTCCCGGCGCTGATCGAGCGTCTGCTCGATCTTGCGTCCTTGCACGTTCGCGAGACGCGGCTCGGCCAGGGGGTGGTGGCATGA
- the murB gene encoding UDP-N-acetylmuramate dehydrogenase has translation MSALAETIDLDAPPFGPGCVVRRNEPLARHTSMRVGGPADLFCEVETEDALAELLRWASARDVPVFMLGGGTNLVVADAGVRGLTIKLGRSFARIEWVEERDVARVVAGASANFKRLVLEVTERGYSGLEFGEGIPGTVGGGVLMNAGAFGGEIANVVEALRGVSRTGERRRLLRDELAFAYRRLDLPPGFVVTALEMRLVRDDPQAIAQRIADAKRKRGRRQPLGLPNAGSIFKNPPGDFAGRLIELCGLKGKRVGGAQVSPQHANFIVNTGGARAADVRALMDEIRDVVAQRCGVLLEPEVRLVGEW, from the coding sequence GTGAGCGCGCTCGCCGAGACCATCGACCTCGACGCGCCGCCGTTCGGACCGGGCTGCGTCGTGCGCCGCAACGAGCCGCTCGCGCGCCACACCTCGATGCGCGTCGGCGGTCCGGCGGATCTGTTCTGCGAGGTCGAGACCGAGGATGCGCTCGCGGAGCTGCTGCGCTGGGCGTCGGCGCGCGACGTGCCGGTGTTCATGCTCGGCGGCGGCACGAACCTGGTGGTCGCCGACGCCGGCGTGCGCGGCCTCACCATCAAGCTCGGCCGCTCGTTCGCGCGCATCGAGTGGGTCGAGGAGCGCGACGTCGCGCGCGTCGTCGCCGGCGCGTCGGCGAACTTCAAGCGGCTCGTCCTCGAGGTCACCGAGCGCGGCTACAGCGGCCTCGAGTTCGGCGAAGGCATCCCGGGCACGGTCGGCGGCGGCGTGCTGATGAACGCGGGCGCCTTCGGCGGCGAGATCGCGAACGTGGTCGAGGCGCTGCGCGGCGTGAGCCGCACGGGCGAGCGTCGCCGGCTGCTGCGCGACGAGCTCGCGTTCGCCTACCGCAGGCTCGATCTGCCGCCGGGCTTCGTCGTGACGGCGCTCGAGATGCGTCTCGTGCGCGACGATCCGCAGGCGATCGCGCAGCGCATCGCGGACGCGAAGAGAAAGCGCGGACGCCGCCAGCCGCTCGGACTGCCCAACGCGGGCTCGATCTTCAAGAACCCGCCGGGCGACTTCGCCGGACGTCTGATCGAGCTCTGCGGGCTCAAGGGCAAGCGCGTGGGCGGCGCGCAGGTGTCGCCGCAGCACGCGAACTTCATCGTCAACACCGGCGGCGCGCGCGCGGCGGACGTCCGCGCGCTGATGGACGAGATCCGCGACGTGGTGGCGCAGCGCTGCGGCGTCCTCCTCGAGCCGGAGGTGCGCCTGGTGGGCGAGTGGTGA
- the murC gene encoding UDP-N-acetylmuramate--L-alanine ligase: MRSGHHIHFVGIGGIGMSGIAEVLLTLGYTVSGSDLAPSDSTQRLEKLGARISYGHDPEHVTPGTDVVVISSAVKFSNPEVVRARDLRIPVIPRAEMLAELMRMKSGLAVAGTHGKTTTTSILGAILSEAGLDPTVVIGGKVLSLGTNARLGLGEYMVVEADESDGTFLLLSPTIAVVTNIDPEHLDHYGSVERAADAFLEFVNRVPFYGLAVLCIDSPRVRALLPRVRKRFVTYGLSSDAEISARELVVEGFSTRFVVTRAGQDLGAVRINMPGRHVAQNVLATIAAALEVGVDFATCARALEQFSGIHRRFEVRGTAGGVTVIDDYGHHPEEIRVTLRAAREGLARRLVVAFQPHRFTRTRDLFDEFLAAFDDADTLFLMDIYAAGEDPIDGVSGAALAQAMKARGHADVRFVPAREELPERIAAEARPGDVVLMLGAGDIVKLGDDVLAALGAREAAPNVRVVK, translated from the coding sequence ATGCGGTCGGGTCACCACATCCACTTCGTCGGCATCGGCGGCATCGGCATGAGCGGCATCGCCGAGGTGCTCTTGACGCTCGGCTACACCGTGAGCGGCTCCGATCTCGCGCCGAGCGACTCGACGCAGCGCCTCGAGAAGCTCGGCGCGCGCATCTCGTACGGCCACGACCCCGAGCACGTGACGCCCGGCACGGACGTCGTGGTGATCTCGTCGGCCGTCAAGTTCTCGAATCCGGAAGTGGTGCGCGCGCGCGACCTCCGCATCCCGGTGATCCCGCGCGCCGAGATGCTCGCCGAGCTGATGCGGATGAAGAGCGGGCTCGCGGTCGCGGGCACGCACGGCAAGACCACGACGACCTCGATCCTCGGCGCGATCCTGTCGGAGGCCGGGCTCGACCCGACGGTGGTGATCGGCGGCAAGGTGCTCTCGCTCGGCACCAACGCGCGCCTCGGGCTCGGCGAGTACATGGTGGTCGAGGCGGACGAGAGCGACGGGACGTTCCTGCTGCTGTCGCCGACGATCGCAGTGGTGACCAACATCGACCCCGAGCACCTCGACCACTACGGCAGCGTCGAGCGCGCGGCGGACGCGTTCCTCGAGTTCGTCAACCGCGTGCCGTTCTACGGGCTCGCCGTGCTGTGCATCGACAGCCCGCGCGTGCGGGCGCTGCTGCCGCGCGTGCGCAAGCGCTTCGTCACCTACGGTCTCTCATCCGACGCCGAGATCAGCGCGCGCGAGCTGGTGGTCGAGGGCTTCTCGACGCGCTTCGTGGTGACGCGCGCCGGGCAGGATCTCGGTGCGGTGCGCATCAACATGCCGGGGCGGCACGTCGCGCAGAACGTGCTCGCGACGATCGCCGCGGCGCTCGAGGTCGGCGTCGACTTCGCGACCTGCGCGCGCGCGCTCGAGCAGTTCAGCGGCATCCACCGCCGCTTCGAGGTGCGCGGCACGGCGGGCGGCGTCACCGTGATCGACGACTACGGGCACCATCCCGAGGAGATCCGCGTCACGCTGCGCGCGGCGCGCGAGGGGCTGGCGCGTCGTCTGGTGGTCGCCTTCCAGCCGCATCGCTTCACGCGCACGCGCGACCTGTTCGACGAGTTTCTCGCCGCCTTCGACGACGCCGACACGCTCTTCCTGATGGACATCTACGCGGCCGGCGAGGACCCGATCGACGGCGTCAGCGGCGCCGCGCTCGCGCAGGCGATGAAGGCGCGCGGCCACGCCGACGTTCGCTTCGTGCCGGCGCGCGAGGAGCTTCCCGAGCGGATCGCCGCCGAGGCGCGTCCGGGCGACGTCGTGCTGATGCTCGGCGCCGGCGACATCGTCAAGCTCGGCGACGACGTGCTCGCGGCGCTCGGCGCGCGCGAGGCGGCGCCGAACGTACGGGTGGTGAAGTGA
- the murG gene encoding undecaprenyldiphospho-muramoylpentapeptide beta-N-acetylglucosaminyltransferase: MLRVLIAGGGTGGHLFPGIAVAQELVRRTGAEVRFVGSTHGIERTAVPRAGFEVELLQIRGLRREGLAGVARALWQIPASCVAALRLLRRFRPHLVIGVGGYASFPAVVAAWLTRVPIVLLEQNASPGAATRALTPLARRVCVSFPQTKEALGARAVLTGNPVRSVAAPSGTAADVTAPDGAAGEGATRERPVLGDPPRILVFGGSAGARRLNEVVPEALARIGRPLAITHQTGAADRDKVAEAYRRLGLDADVHAFIDDMIAQYRRADLVICRAGATTIAELTALGVAAILVPFPFAAGDHQRLNGQALVDAQAAWMILDRELTPERLAETVRAALADPEALGAMRARARALGHPDATSRVVDECLALVEPQTDQENARNRGRADARRP; the protein is encoded by the coding sequence ATGCTGCGCGTTCTGATCGCCGGCGGCGGCACCGGCGGGCACCTCTTCCCGGGGATCGCGGTCGCGCAGGAGCTCGTGCGCCGTACGGGCGCCGAGGTCCGCTTCGTCGGCAGCACGCACGGCATCGAGCGCACGGCGGTGCCGCGTGCCGGCTTCGAGGTCGAGCTGCTGCAGATCCGCGGCCTGCGCCGCGAGGGTCTGGCTGGCGTCGCGCGCGCTCTCTGGCAGATCCCGGCGAGCTGCGTCGCGGCGCTGCGGCTCTTGCGCCGCTTCCGGCCGCACCTGGTGATCGGCGTCGGCGGCTACGCGTCGTTTCCGGCGGTGGTCGCGGCCTGGCTCACGCGCGTGCCGATCGTGCTCCTCGAGCAGAACGCGAGCCCGGGGGCGGCGACCCGCGCGCTGACGCCGCTCGCGCGCCGGGTGTGCGTCAGCTTCCCGCAGACGAAGGAGGCGCTCGGGGCGCGCGCCGTGCTGACCGGCAACCCGGTGCGCAGCGTCGCGGCGCCGTCGGGCACAGCGGCGGACGTGACGGCGCCGGACGGCGCGGCGGGGGAGGGCGCGACGCGCGAGCGGCCGGTGCTCGGCGACCCGCCGCGCATCCTGGTGTTCGGCGGCAGCGCGGGGGCGCGTCGGCTGAACGAGGTCGTGCCGGAAGCGCTCGCGAGGATCGGCCGGCCGCTCGCGATCACGCACCAGACCGGCGCCGCCGACCGCGACAAGGTCGCGGAAGCGTACCGTCGGCTCGGTCTCGACGCCGACGTGCACGCCTTCATCGACGACATGATCGCGCAGTACCGCCGCGCCGATCTCGTCATCTGCCGCGCCGGTGCGACGACCATCGCCGAGCTGACGGCGCTCGGCGTCGCGGCGATCCTCGTGCCGTTTCCGTTCGCGGCGGGCGACCACCAGCGGCTCAACGGGCAGGCGCTGGTCGACGCGCAGGCGGCGTGGATGATCCTCGATCGCGAGCTCACCCCCGAGCGGCTCGCGGAGACGGTGCGCGCGGCGCTCGCCGATCCCGAAGCTCTCGGCGCGATGCGCGCGCGAGCGCGTGCGCTCGGCCATCCGGATGCGACGAGCCGCGTGGTCGACGAATGCCTCGCGCTCGTCGAGCCGCAGACAGACCAAGAAAATGCGCGTAACCGAGGCCGAGCAGATGCACGGCGGCCCTGA
- the ftsW gene encoding putative lipid II flippase FtsW has translation MPGERRPVVLRSRQVDLLLLGSVLLLVGLGLVMVFEASYFIGAERFGDPYALIRRQTLFILLASCVAFVMSRVDPLLLRRFAYPVLFATLFLLLLVLVPGIGQVRGGARRWISLGLFSFEPSELMKPVFVLYLAHSLTKKQDRIHSFVRGVLPHLVMLLAPVLLLLAQPDFGASAVLALVTVAMLFAGGARLVHLAALALAGLPPALALIWTSPYRWERVTAFLDPWRDPLGNGFQLVQSFLAFGSGGVLGVGLGNGKQKMFYLPEGHTDFIFSLIGEGLGLVGACLVLLCFGVFAMRGFRVATRSRDCFTRLLAFGLTFLIVGQALLNVAVAVGLMPTKGMPLPLVSYGGSAMLTAGLMIGVLLGLSREAR, from the coding sequence GTGCCGGGCGAGAGGCGCCCGGTCGTCCTGCGCAGCCGCCAGGTCGATCTGCTGCTGCTCGGCTCGGTGCTGCTGCTGGTCGGGCTCGGCCTCGTGATGGTGTTCGAGGCGAGCTACTTCATCGGCGCCGAGCGCTTCGGCGATCCCTACGCGCTCATCCGGCGGCAGACGCTGTTCATCCTGCTCGCGTCGTGCGTCGCGTTCGTGATGTCGCGCGTCGATCCGCTGCTGCTGCGACGGTTCGCGTACCCCGTGCTGTTCGCGACGCTGTTCCTGCTGCTGCTCGTCCTCGTGCCGGGCATCGGTCAGGTGCGCGGCGGCGCGCGCCGCTGGATCTCGCTCGGGCTGTTCTCGTTCGAGCCGTCGGAGCTGATGAAGCCGGTCTTCGTGCTCTACCTCGCGCACTCGCTGACCAAGAAGCAGGACCGCATCCACAGCTTCGTGCGCGGCGTGCTGCCGCACCTCGTCATGCTGCTCGCGCCCGTGCTGCTGCTGCTCGCGCAGCCCGACTTCGGCGCCTCGGCCGTGCTCGCGCTGGTGACGGTCGCGATGCTGTTCGCGGGCGGGGCGCGCCTCGTGCACCTCGCGGCGCTCGCGCTCGCGGGACTGCCGCCCGCGCTCGCGCTGATCTGGACGTCGCCCTACCGCTGGGAGCGCGTCACCGCGTTCCTCGACCCGTGGCGCGACCCGCTCGGCAACGGCTTCCAGCTCGTGCAGTCGTTCCTCGCCTTCGGCAGCGGCGGCGTCCTCGGCGTCGGCCTCGGCAACGGCAAGCAGAAGATGTTCTACCTGCCCGAGGGCCACACGGACTTCATCTTCTCGTTGATCGGCGAGGGGCTCGGGCTGGTCGGCGCCTGCCTCGTGCTGCTGTGCTTCGGCGTCTTCGCGATGCGCGGCTTCCGCGTCGCGACGCGCTCGCGCGACTGCTTCACGCGGCTGCTCGCCTTCGGGCTCACCTTCCTGATCGTCGGACAGGCGCTGCTCAACGTCGCGGTCGCGGTCGGTCTGATGCCGACCAAGGGCATGCCGCTGCCGCTCGTCAGCTACGGCGGCTCGGCGATGCTCACCGCTGGGCTCATGATCGGCGTGCTGCTCGGCCTGTCGCGCGAGGCGCGCTGA
- the murD gene encoding UDP-N-acetylmuramoyl-L-alanine--D-glutamate ligase translates to MTRSGTVDAAALRGKQVLVVGLGRTGASLARHLTGRGARVRACDRRADAALPDDVADVELVRGTDGPELLDGVDLVVPSPGVPADSALLREACRRGVPLWSEIELAAREIAAPLVAITGTNGKSTTTSLVGAMLERAGRKVFTGGNLGTPLVDAVGGDFDVVVAEVSSFQLEWVEAFRPRVAALLNVTDDHLDRYRDRQHYLETKARIFARQSADDVAVLNRDDAAVAALAPSLRSSVQTFGSAPPTRRGAGDASLDGDDVVVDEAGAPLRFSLRRTTLAGQHNRENVMAALLVARALGAPADALQAALDEFRGLRHRLELVREVGGVTYVDDSKGTNVGALLKSLEGYRDGSVVLIAGGLDKGGDYGVARPLLARKLRHLVLYGKARDFLADVWRGVAETTVRERFADAVAAAIAVARPGDVVLLSPACASMDQFENYAARGDAFAAIVESIPDDALARC, encoded by the coding sequence GGCGCGCGCGTGCGCGCGTGTGACCGGCGCGCCGACGCGGCCCTGCCGGACGACGTCGCGGACGTCGAGCTCGTGCGCGGCACGGACGGGCCCGAGCTGCTCGACGGCGTCGACCTCGTCGTGCCGAGCCCCGGGGTGCCGGCGGACTCGGCGCTGCTGCGCGAGGCGTGCCGGCGCGGGGTCCCGTTGTGGAGCGAGATCGAGCTCGCGGCGCGCGAGATCGCCGCGCCGCTGGTCGCGATCACCGGCACCAACGGCAAGAGCACGACGACCTCGCTCGTCGGCGCGATGCTCGAGCGCGCGGGGCGCAAGGTGTTCACCGGCGGCAACCTCGGCACGCCGCTGGTCGACGCCGTGGGCGGCGACTTCGACGTCGTGGTCGCCGAGGTGTCGAGCTTCCAGCTCGAGTGGGTCGAGGCGTTCCGGCCGCGGGTCGCGGCCCTGCTCAACGTCACCGACGACCACCTCGACCGCTACCGCGACCGCCAGCACTACCTCGAGACCAAGGCGCGGATCTTCGCCCGTCAGAGCGCGGACGACGTCGCGGTGCTGAACCGCGACGATGCCGCGGTGGCCGCGCTCGCGCCGTCGCTCCGCTCCTCGGTGCAGACCTTCGGCAGCGCGCCGCCGACGCGCCGAGGCGCCGGCGACGCGAGCCTCGACGGCGACGACGTCGTCGTGGACGAGGCGGGCGCGCCGCTGCGCTTCTCGCTGCGCCGCACGACGCTCGCCGGACAGCACAACCGCGAGAACGTCATGGCGGCGCTGCTCGTCGCGCGCGCGCTCGGCGCGCCGGCGGACGCGCTGCAGGCGGCGCTCGACGAGTTCCGCGGGCTCCGTCACCGGCTCGAGCTCGTGCGCGAGGTCGGCGGCGTCACCTACGTCGACGACTCGAAGGGCACGAACGTCGGCGCGCTGCTGAAATCGCTCGAGGGCTACCGCGACGGCAGCGTCGTGCTGATCGCGGGCGGCCTCGACAAGGGCGGCGACTACGGCGTCGCGCGCCCGCTGCTCGCGCGCAAGCTGCGCCACCTCGTGCTCTACGGCAAGGCGCGGGACTTCCTCGCCGACGTCTGGCGCGGCGTCGCCGAGACGACGGTCCGCGAGCGCTTCGCCGACGCCGTCGCGGCGGCGATCGCGGTCGCGCGCCCGGGCGACGTCGTGCTGCTGTCGCCCGCCTGCGCCAGCATGGACCAGTTCGAGAACTACGCCGCGCGCGGCGACGCGTTCGCGGCCATCGTGGAGTCGATCCCGGACGATGCGCTCGCTCGTTGCTGA